One window from the genome of Rubinisphaera margarita encodes:
- a CDS encoding cation:proton antiporter, producing MDIWILLSDIVLLLAACLVFGGVFSRLGQSPLVGYLLAGMVLGGPGSLHLVQAEHEIENIAELGVSLLLFSLGLEFSVSRLRSLGPVPLVGGGLQVVLSLIASAGAAVAFGSEGREAVAIGAMVALSSTAVVLRTLMDRQELETPYGSNSLAVLLVQDIAVVPLAILITLLAGGDDPAQMVTNVGRIVGVATALILGLYLLLNFVAYYALGTLELARNRELTILLSVVTGLGSAWAAHKAGISPALGAFVAGMFLGSSPFATQVRADVSPLRVVLLTLFFGSAGMVADPLWIANNFLLLVLTITVYLLLKFVVITAIFVVLGTLVETALTTALCLAQIGEFAFVLGRVAHESAVLSDQTYNLFVSATIVSLFLSPYLVSHARTISRFLVTLLPKRFHSVPEQGGGHAVYPDVVIVGFGPTGQIAGSLAHERGLVTTVIDINRSNITKAIELGMIGHVGDAGTVEVLEHSHASHARAVIVTLPSKRASITVADLIREIAPQAHIIVRSRHQRDCQEILASGADVVFDDEQEVGQQIGNHLCGWIDTLREQQNATILFDLDEDATEAGPDDRHHS from the coding sequence ATGGATATCTGGATCCTTCTCTCTGATATTGTTCTGCTGCTGGCGGCCTGTCTCGTTTTCGGGGGCGTCTTTTCCCGGCTCGGACAGTCTCCCCTGGTTGGATATCTTCTCGCAGGCATGGTCCTCGGAGGTCCGGGCAGTCTGCATCTGGTCCAGGCCGAACATGAAATCGAGAACATCGCCGAACTGGGCGTCTCGTTGTTGCTTTTCAGTCTCGGGCTCGAGTTCTCGGTCTCTCGACTGCGAAGTCTGGGGCCGGTACCGCTGGTTGGAGGGGGACTGCAGGTCGTCCTCTCCCTGATCGCCAGCGCGGGGGCCGCGGTCGCATTTGGCAGTGAAGGACGGGAAGCGGTCGCCATTGGAGCCATGGTCGCACTCAGCAGCACGGCCGTTGTGTTACGGACGCTGATGGACCGTCAGGAGCTTGAGACGCCTTACGGAAGCAATTCGCTGGCGGTGCTGCTCGTGCAGGACATTGCCGTGGTTCCGCTCGCCATTCTGATTACACTCCTCGCCGGCGGCGACGACCCCGCACAAATGGTGACGAACGTTGGGCGAATTGTCGGAGTGGCCACGGCGTTGATTCTCGGTCTTTACCTGCTTCTCAACTTCGTCGCCTATTACGCACTCGGAACGCTGGAACTGGCTCGGAATCGGGAGCTGACGATTCTGCTTTCGGTTGTGACCGGACTCGGCTCCGCGTGGGCGGCTCACAAAGCCGGGATCTCGCCTGCTCTCGGAGCCTTCGTGGCCGGCATGTTTCTGGGGAGTTCGCCCTTCGCCACACAGGTGCGCGCCGATGTCTCGCCGCTGCGAGTCGTTCTGCTGACGCTATTCTTCGGATCAGCCGGGATGGTCGCGGACCCGCTCTGGATTGCGAACAACTTCCTGCTTCTTGTCCTGACCATCACCGTTTACCTTCTCCTCAAGTTTGTGGTGATTACAGCGATCTTCGTGGTGCTTGGAACGCTCGTCGAAACAGCACTCACCACCGCCCTCTGCCTGGCTCAGATTGGGGAGTTCGCGTTCGTGCTCGGTCGCGTCGCTCATGAAAGCGCTGTTCTGTCCGATCAGACGTACAATCTGTTTGTCTCGGCGACGATCGTCTCGCTGTTTCTCAGTCCCTATCTGGTCAGCCACGCCCGGACAATTTCCCGATTCCTCGTGACGTTACTGCCAAAGCGGTTTCATTCTGTTCCCGAGCAGGGGGGCGGTCATGCCGTCTATCCCGACGTGGTGATCGTCGGCTTCGGCCCGACCGGGCAGATCGCCGGATCGCTGGCTCACGAGCGGGGACTGGTCACCACGGTGATTGATATCAACCGGTCCAACATTACGAAGGCGATTGAACTCGGAATGATAGGGCATGTTGGGGACGCCGGCACGGTCGAAGTGCTGGAGCATTCGCACGCGTCCCACGCCCGAGCGGTGATTGTCACGCTTCCGAGCAAGCGGGCTTCGATTACCGTCGCGGACCTGATCCGCGAAATCGCGCCGCAGGCTCACATTATTGTTCGGTCACGGCATCAGCGGGACTGTCAGGAAATTCTCGCCTCGGGAGCCGATGTCGTTTTCGATGATGAGCAGGAAGTCGGTCAGCAGATTGGCAATCATCTCTGCGGCTGGATCGATACGTTACGGGAGCAGCAGAACGCGACCATTCTCTTCGATCTTGACGAAGACGCAACGGAAGCAGGACCCGACGATCGGCATCATTCCTAA
- a CDS encoding GNAT family N-acetyltransferase — MATRYYKRYRMDFDLKKTDIPSTELPDGFEWVSWHPRLIEAHARIKAECFEGEIDSVLFPCLSHLAGCRKLMSDIASRSNFVPAATWLIRHANRLTSPAYCGTIQGMSRATRLGAIQNVGITPDCRGLGLGKSLVSKCLEGFAQAGMHRVYLDVTAANCNAVGLYEKIGFRIREVSFLTLNVPESESTTSLA, encoded by the coding sequence ATGGCAACGCGGTACTACAAACGTTATCGCATGGATTTCGATCTGAAGAAAACGGATATTCCGTCAACGGAATTGCCGGACGGCTTTGAATGGGTCTCCTGGCATCCCCGGCTGATCGAAGCCCACGCCCGCATCAAAGCTGAGTGCTTTGAGGGCGAAATCGACTCAGTCCTCTTCCCGTGCCTCAGCCATCTGGCCGGCTGTCGGAAACTGATGAGCGATATCGCCTCCCGCAGCAATTTCGTCCCGGCTGCAACGTGGCTGATCCGTCACGCCAACCGGCTGACCAGCCCGGCGTATTGCGGCACCATACAAGGGATGTCGCGAGCCACGCGGCTTGGCGCCATCCAGAACGTTGGGATCACGCCCGACTGTCGCGGCCTGGGGCTGGGGAAATCGCTGGTCTCAAAATGTCTGGAAGGCTTCGCCCAGGCTGGCATGCATCGGGTCTATCTTGATGTGACGGCTGCCAACTGCAACGCGGTCGGACTGTATGAGAAAATCGGTTTCCGCATCCGTGAGGTCTCGTTCCTGACCTTGAACGTCCCGGAGTCCGAAAGCACGACTTCCCTGGCCTGA